The DNA window TCGGCGATGCGCCCGATGATCACCGGCAGCGTTGCGTGCTGGGAGTGGGCGTCGATGGCGATAGGCCCGAGCCGGGTGGAAAAGCGCCGTTCGGCGAAGGCTTTGGAGAATTCCGCTGGACCGGATTCGGCATCCCTTGAGAGCACGTCGGCCATCACTTGCACGGAAGCATAGGCGGAGGCCTCGAAGGACGAGGCGAAGGCGGCCGGGCGCGGCGCGAAATACGGCCCGACCGACAAATGCCCTTTCCCGGATTCGCCGATCGCCGGCAATTCACCCTCGGTGAGGTTGCAGGAGATGACGGGGCAGGCTTCGGGGCGGAAGGCCGGATCCTCGTCGCCCAAATCGCGATAGGCGGCCAGGAAGGCGTAGGACGAGGTGCCGATCAGATTGTTGAGGATGAAGTTCGGCCGCGTTGCCCGGATCTCCGCGATCAGGCGCGACACGTCGGTCTCGCCGATGCGCAGATAGCGTTCGCCCAGGACCTTACCGCCCGCATCGGCGATCAGGTCGCGGGCGACGCGGTTCATCTCCCAGCCCCAGATGTAGTTCGAGCCGAGCAGGAAACCGTTGGCGCCGAAGCGCGGCACGACATGCGCCATCAGCGGCACCAGATGCTGGTTGGGGCAAGCGTGCATGTAGACGACATGCTCGTTGGCTTCGAAGCCCTCATAGGGGCAGGCGTACCAGAGCATGCCGCCGGCCTTCTCCAAGACCGGGATCGTCTCCTTGCGGCTCCAGGAGGTGACACAGCCGACGACATGGCGGGCGCTGCTGGTCTTGAAGATGTCCTCGCAAAGCGTCGCGTAGCGGTCCGCATTGCTTTGCGGATCGCGCTCGACCGGCACCAGCTCGATGCCTGAGCTGCGGTCGGCGTTGATGTCGGCGATCGCGCGCATCGCGCCCATGCGGCACGCATCGGAGACGAGCTGATAGCTCCCCGAGCGGGAATACAGGATGCCGATCTCGATACGCCGTTTCAAACACAACCCCAGAAATGACAATGCCCCGCAGCCAGCGCCGGAAGGGCGAGGCATACGAGGCATATTTGCCGCCCGGCGATCAGAGCCGGTATTTCGCACTAGCGTATTCGGTCCGGCGGGTCAGTCAAGCGGGAAAGTGCGGCTCTAACCTCAACCCTGCCGCAACTGCTTCCGCCGCCAGGCAGCTGGCGCATCACCGACCCGCGCACGGAAAAACCGTGAGAAATACGCCGGATCGTCGAAGCCGATCTCGTAGGCGATGTCCTCGACCGTGCGCACGGTGAACAGCAGCAGGCGCTTGGCCTCGAGCAGCCGCCGTTCGCTGACGACCCGCTTGACGCCGCAGCCCAGCACCTCGCGGCTGGCCTTGTCGAGGAGATGCGGCGTGGTGGCCAGCGCCTCGACGTAGCGATCGACAGGCCAGTTGTCGCGGAAATGCGCATCGGCGAGCCGACGCAGGCCGAGCGCCAGCGACGCGTCGGAAGAGCCCGCAGTATCCTTGACCTCGGGGGCGAGCCTCGCGATGTGGGAGAGCGCGACGGCGATCAGCGCCGGCAGGATCCTGTCATTGCCGGCCTGCGCCTCGGCGTATTCGGCGGCGATCATCTCCAGCACCGCCGCCAGCCTCGCCCACGCCGCGTGTAGCGGCAGACCATCGGCAAAGACCGGCCGGTCAAGCGGCAGCAGGCTGTGACTGGCGATTGCCGCGAGCGCGCCGTCGGCGACGGATACGACGATGGCGTCGGTGGCGGGGCCGATCGAGAAGCCATGCACGACGTTGCTCGGCACAAAGCTGACAGCAGGCGCCGAAAAGTCCCAGGATTGGTCTTCGATACGGTAAGTGCCGGAGCCGCTGATCCAGTAGGTGATCTGGCCCATCTGCGGGTGCTTGTGCGCCGCGACCTGACCGAGATGGACGTTGCTGCGGGCAAGCACGGTCTCGACATGCAGGAAACCGACATCGAGCGGCCGAACCGGCTCGCCATAGACGAAGAAATCAGGGATGGAATTCTGGCTCATGTCGCCGGAAAAAGTCCAGTCGGTTTTACCGTTCCGTCCATAACCGATCTCTGGTCCAGGCGCTACTCTTGTCACCGAAAGAGGAGGACCATCATGCGATCAGAAGACTTCCGCGCCGACAAGGCACGCCCGTTCACCGGCGCCGAATATCTGGAGAGCCTGCGCGACGGCCGCGAGGTCTATATCAACGGCGAACGCATAGCCGATGTCACCACGCATCCTTCGATGCGCAATTCGGCGCGGTCGCTGGCACGCCTCTACGACGCCCTGCATGACCCCAAGCGGCGGGACACGCTGACCTCGCCGACCGACACCGGCTCGGGCGGCTACACCCACAAATACTTTCGCGTTGCCAAATCCTCGGCTGAGCTTGTTACCCAGCAGACGGCGATCGCCGAGTGGTCGCGCATGTCCTATGGCTGGATGGGGCGCACGCCCGACTACAAGGCGGCGCTGATGAACACGCTCGGCGCCAATGCCGACTGGTACGGGCCGTTCAAGGACAACGCGCTGTCCTGGCACAAACGTGCGCAGGAAGCCGCGCTGTTCATGAACCACGCCATCGTCAACCCGCCGATCGACCGCCACAAGCCGGCCGAACAGGTGAAGGACGTCTTCGTCCACATCACCAAGGAGACGGATGCCGGCATCTATGTCTCCGGCGCCAAGGTGGTGGCGACGTCCTCGGCGCTGACCCACTACAATTTCCTGGCGCAGGGATCGGCGACGGTGACCGAGGATCCTTCGCTGTCGGTGATGTTCATCGTGCCGATGAATGCGCCGGGGATAAAGATGTTCTGCCGCGTCTCCTATGAGCAGACGGCCAACACTGTGGCGGCACCCTTCGACTATCCGCTGTCGTCGCGCTTCGACGAGAACGACGCGATCCTGGTGCTCGACAATGTCTTCATCCCCTGGGAGGACGTGCTGGTGCTGCGCGATGCGCAGAAAATCCTGTCCTTCCACCCGGCGTCCGGCTTCATGCACGGCTACTGTTTTCAGGGCTGCACGCGTTTCGCCGTCAAGCTCGACTTCCTCGCCGGCCTGCTGGCCAAGGCGCTGCGCGCCACCGGCGGCGACGCCTTCCGCGGCAACCAGGCGGCACTTGGCGAGGTCATTGCGCTCAGGCACATGTTCTGGAGCTTTTCCAACGCCATGGCCTATAACCCGATCCCATGGGCGAATGGCGCGGTGCTGCCCAATCTCGAAGCCGCACTCGCCTACCGCACCTTCATGTCGGAAGCCTATCCACGCGTCATCGACACCGTGCGCCGGGTGATCGCTTCCGGGCTGATCTACCTGCCGTCGTCGGTGCGCGATTTCAACAACCCCGAGATCGACAGATACCTGGCGCAATATGTGCGCGGCTCCAACGACATGGGCCATATCGAGCGCATCAAGATCATGAAGCTGTTGTGGGATGCGACCGGCACCGAGTTCGGCGGCCGCCACGCGCTCTATGAGCTCAACTATGCCGGCGCGCCGGAAGAGGTGCGGCTGCAGGTGCTGAAGGGGGCTGAGCGCGGCGGGCGGCTGAAGGCGATGGAGGAACTGGTCGACACCTGCATGGCCGACTATGACGAGAATGGCTGGACGGGCGACACCTGGCTCGATCCGCTTGCCTCGATGGCTGAGTGAAATCAGATGGCCACGCAGATTTCGAAAACCGATTTCCGCGACGCCATGGCGAGGGTCTGCGCGCCGGTCAACATCGTCACCACCGACGGGCCGGCGGGCCGCGGCGGCTTCACCGCCACCGCCATGTGCAGCGTTTCCGACGAGCCGCCGACGCTGCTCGTGTGCATGAACGGGCGCTCGACGCAGGCCGCCATGTTCCTGTCCAACCGGCGCTTCTGCGTCAACGTGCTGACGCATGACCACATGCATCTGGCGGGAAAATTTGCCGGCGCGACCAGGGACATGGAAGCGCGCTATTCGGCGGCGCGCTGGCAGACGCTGACCTCCGGCACGCCGGCGCTGTCAGATGCGATCGTCAATTTCGATTGCGAGATCGAGACCGTGCATGTCGTGGGCACGCACAATGTCATGATCGGCCGCGTCATCGATGTCAGGCACGGCAGCGGCGGCTCGGCCCTGCTCTATGTCGACCGAACCTACACGCAGCCGACGCGGCTTGGCAGCTTTGGTGGGTGAGTTTTCAGATGGCGCCTCCGCTTGACGGGTTGGAGCCGAAGCCTCCCCAACGTCGTCATCCTAGGGCGAAGCAGGAGCGAAGCTCCGTCGCGGAGACCCTAGGATCCATGCCGCGACCTCAGGCATAGAGTGCAACGGAGCAGGATTCTGCACCGCTGTAGCGCTCAGGAGTCCCGGCATGGATCCTCGGGTCTGCGCCGCGTCGCTGCGCTCCTTGCTCCGCCCGTGGATGACGAAGTGATTGATGTTTCAGTTAATCGCCAAGGTAAGCGACGCCTCAACGCAAGCGACCCGTCGACACATCTGCGCCGGGGGCTCAGCTCTCGCCGTCGATCAAGCTCTCCAGCAAATCGAGCAGCTGCTCGAGCTTCTCATGGCCGAAGCGCTGTTCGATGTCGTCGTAGATGACGCGACGCTCTGGCGAAAGGGCGTCGATCAGGGCGGAACCGGCAGGCGCAATGGTCAGCACGACGCGGCGGCCGTCGCCTTCGGCCTTGTTGCGAGTGATGAATTTGCGGCCCTCCAGCGCCTTGATGATGCGCGTCAGGCTGGGCGGCAAAACCGAGGCGCGATCGGCAAGTTCCGTCGCCTCGACCGGGCCGGCTTCGCTCAGCACACGCAGCACACGCCATTGCTGTTCGGTCACGTCATGCGCCGCAAGCATCGGCCGAAACCGCGCCATCACCGCTTCGCGGGCATGAAGCAGCGCCATTGGCAGGGAACGACGGGTGTTTTCAGGCAGCAAGAAAAAGAAACTCCCCACGCTGGCTTGCGATCGAGAACAGGCCTCAGCCGAATCCGCCTGCCAAGGCCTGCTCCTGCCATCCCGTATCGTTGCGCCAAGCCCGATGCAAGACTTGACTTCGCCGATGTTGCATGTAATTAACGCGTTAACTACAACAAAGCAATAACCAGGGAACGAAACGTCGTGCCTCACTTCTCCATCGAGTATTCGGCCAATCTCGATGCCAAGGTCGATATGGGCGAATTGTGCGCGCTGGTGTTGCGCACCGTGCTGGACACCGGGCTGTTCGAGACCGGCGCCGTGCGGGTGCGGGCCTTTCGCGCCGAGGCCTATGCGGTGGCCGACCGG is part of the Mesorhizobium loti genome and encodes:
- a CDS encoding flavin reductase, with the protein product MATQISKTDFRDAMARVCAPVNIVTTDGPAGRGGFTATAMCSVSDEPPTLLVCMNGRSTQAAMFLSNRRFCVNVLTHDHMHLAGKFAGATRDMEARYSAARWQTLTSGTPALSDAIVNFDCEIETVHVVGTHNVMIGRVIDVRHGSGGSALLYVDRTYTQPTRLGSFGG
- a CDS encoding transporter substrate-binding protein; the encoded protein is MKRRIEIGILYSRSGSYQLVSDACRMGAMRAIADINADRSSGIELVPVERDPQSNADRYATLCEDIFKTSSARHVVGCVTSWSRKETIPVLEKAGGMLWYACPYEGFEANEHVVYMHACPNQHLVPLMAHVVPRFGANGFLLGSNYIWGWEMNRVARDLIADAGGKVLGERYLRIGETDVSRLIAEIRATRPNFILNNLIGTSSYAFLAAYRDLGDEDPAFRPEACPVISCNLTEGELPAIGESGKGHLSVGPYFAPRPAAFASSFEASAYASVQVMADVLSRDAESGPAEFSKAFAERRFSTRLGPIAIDAHSQHATLPVIIGRIADGFFEVVSREDEVAPDPYLSRYDPAKTFGRPRLRVVS
- a CDS encoding helix-turn-helix domain-containing protein; this translates as MSQNSIPDFFVYGEPVRPLDVGFLHVETVLARSNVHLGQVAAHKHPQMGQITYWISGSGTYRIEDQSWDFSAPAVSFVPSNVVHGFSIGPATDAIVVSVADGALAAIASHSLLPLDRPVFADGLPLHAAWARLAAVLEMIAAEYAEAQAGNDRILPALIAVALSHIARLAPEVKDTAGSSDASLALGLRRLADAHFRDNWPVDRYVEALATTPHLLDKASREVLGCGVKRVVSERRLLEAKRLLLFTVRTVEDIAYEIGFDDPAYFSRFFRARVGDAPAAWRRKQLRQG
- a CDS encoding Pyoverdin chromophore biosynthetic protein pvcC, encoding MRSEDFRADKARPFTGAEYLESLRDGREVYINGERIADVTTHPSMRNSARSLARLYDALHDPKRRDTLTSPTDTGSGGYTHKYFRVAKSSAELVTQQTAIAEWSRMSYGWMGRTPDYKAALMNTLGANADWYGPFKDNALSWHKRAQEAALFMNHAIVNPPIDRHKPAEQVKDVFVHITKETDAGIYVSGAKVVATSSALTHYNFLAQGSATVTEDPSLSVMFIVPMNAPGIKMFCRVSYEQTANTVAAPFDYPLSSRFDENDAILVLDNVFIPWEDVLVLRDAQKILSFHPASGFMHGYCFQGCTRFAVKLDFLAGLLAKALRATGGDAFRGNQAALGEVIALRHMFWSFSNAMAYNPIPWANGAVLPNLEAALAYRTFMSEAYPRVIDTVRRVIASGLIYLPSSVRDFNNPEIDRYLAQYVRGSNDMGHIERIKIMKLLWDATGTEFGGRHALYELNYAGAPEEVRLQVLKGAERGGRLKAMEELVDTCMADYDENGWTGDTWLDPLASMAE
- the hpaR gene encoding homoprotocatechuate degradation operon regulator HpaR; translated protein: MLPENTRRSLPMALLHAREAVMARFRPMLAAHDVTEQQWRVLRVLSEAGPVEATELADRASVLPPSLTRIIKALEGRKFITRNKAEGDGRRVVLTIAPAGSALIDALSPERRVIYDDIEQRFGHEKLEQLLDLLESLIDGES